From a region of the Brachionichthys hirsutus isolate HB-005 chromosome 9, CSIRO-AGI_Bhir_v1, whole genome shotgun sequence genome:
- the eef1db gene encoding eukaryotic translation elongation factor 1 delta b (guanine nucleotide exchange protein), translating into MTSVGFLVQEKIWFDKLLYDEAERRFHERVNGSSHRTQAAVSANSILQDIARARENIQKSLAGSCSGAADPEELVSRIKGLELENRSLNAVVDDLRAALAKLECRVAALEKSPMTPTPSLAAPAPPVPHTNGAAVQQKCSASPKEEEEDDVDDDFELFGSDEDDEEAERLKEQRLKAYAEKKSQKPGVIAKSSILLDVKPWDDETDMAKLEACVRSVQADGLLWGTSKLVAVGYGIKKLQIACVVEDDKVGTDMLEEEITKFEEFVQSVDVAAFNKI; encoded by the exons ATGACCTCAGTCGGGTTTCTGGTCCAGGAGAAGAtctggttcgataagcttctCTACGACGAGGCGGAACGGCGCTTTCACGAGCGCGTGAACGGCTCCTCCCACCGAACGCAG GCTGCGGTCAGCGCCAACAGCATCCTGCAGGACATCGCCCGGGCCAGAGAGAACATCCAGAAGTCTCTCGCAGGG AGCTGCAGCGGCGCTGCCGACCCAGAAGAACTGGTCTCCCGCATCAAAGGCCTGGAGCTGGAGAACCGGAGTCTGAACGCAG TGGTGGACGACCTGAGAGCCGCGCTGGCCAAGCTGGAGTGTCGGGTAGCGGCCCTGGAGAAATCTCCCATGACCCCGACTCCGAGTCTCGCTGCCCCCGCCCCTCCGGTCCCCCACACAAac GGCGCGGCCGTTCAGCAGAAGTGCAGCGCGTCtcccaaagaggaagaggaagatgatgtcgATGACGACTTCGAGCTGTTCGGCAGCGATGAAGACGACGAAGAGGCAGAGAGGCTCAAAGAGCAGAGGTTGAAAGCGTACGCGGAGAAGAAATCCCAGAAGCCCGGCGTCATCGCCAAGTCCTCCATCCTGCTGGACGTGAAGCCG TGGGACGACGAAACCGACATGGCGAAGCTGGAGGCGTGCGTCCGCTCGGTGCAGGCCGACGGCCTCCTGTGGGGGACGTCCAAGCTGGTTGCCGTGGGTTACGGCATCAAGAAGCTGCAGATCGCCTGCGTGGTCGAAGACGACAAGGTGGGGACGGACATGCTGGAGGAGGAAATCACCAAGTTTGAAGAGTTT GTCCAGAGTGTCGACGTCGCTGCTTTCAACAAGATCTGA
- the LOC137899564 gene encoding uncharacterized protein, translating into MSKKIARCSPVDREERDQPPGASQVERSVNRPESSQRNGGTASSSPENGSLNGNGKRSGKTRHRNRKRVSNPEGCPEETETKTKSEERPVKRPGLSRSVRAGLVDLQAECANVWFERSLYERAESLYQCWLASSSNRTPPAPGNPPKSPSPPSSGPLCRHGDRVACHHVVEAVWVNKTTFDQAEWRFVEEALPSIPKSLDCSGTARTPDEGYRSPAPTPVVQPPADRQPGNELPRVPVELLRDVWLEKPLYDRAEAAFYQNLYGSNSSKRSSCASPRSSDHPQSLVEEEEEDEEEEEAKRAAVEEKRLVLQGKAEIFHALLPIQEEEEPVEVPEKEEAPGAGAASFAHPDSEPVWLDKWRYDAAENRFHVYNQSKGPRPAVASAAAAPPRDKYEQTGGVEALLMFHFDFH; encoded by the coding sequence TAAGAAGATCGCTCGGTGCTCTCCGGTGGATCGGGAGGAGCGCGATCAGCCTCCCGGCGCTAGTCAGGTGGAGCGCTCGGTAAACAGGCCCGAGTCCAGTCAAAGGAACGGAGGGACGGCGTCGTCGTCTCCTGAGAACGGCAGCCTGAACGGCAACGGAAAGCGCAGCGGGAAGACGCGCCACCGCAATAGGAAACGCGTGTCCAACCCCGAGGGCTGCCCCGAGGAGAcggagacgaagacgaagagcgAAGAGAGGCCGGTGAAAAGGCCCGGCCTGTCGCGCAGCGTCCGCGCTGGATTGGTCGACCTGCAGGCCGAGTGCGCCAACGTGTGGTTTGAGCGCAGCCTCTACGAGCGAGCCGAGAGTCTCTACCAGTGCTGGTTGGCGAGCTCCTCCAACAGGACGCCTCCGGCCCCAGGGAACCCCCCAAAGTCTCCATCGCCACCTTCCTCAGGGCCGCTCTGTCGCCACGGAGATCGGGTGGCTTGCCATCACGTCGTTGAGGCCGTGTGGGTGAACAAGACGACCTTTGACCAAGCAGAATGGCGCTTTGTTGAGGAGGCCCTGCCATCCATCCCAAAGTCCCTGGACTGCTCCGGCACGGCCAGAACCCCCGATGAAGGCTACCGGTCTCCGGCCCCCACCCCCGTTGTCCAGCCGCCGGCCGATCGGCAGCCGGGTAACGAACTTCCTCGCGTCCCCGTTGAACTGCTCAGAGACGTGTGGCTGGAGAAACCGCTGTACGACCGCGCCGAAGCGGCCTTCTACCAGAACCTGTACGGCAGCAACTCCTCCAAGCGGTCCAGCTGCGCCTCCCCCAGGAGTAGCGACCACCCCCAAAGCctggtggaagaggaggaggaggacgaggaggaggaggaagcaaagCGAGCGGCGGTGGAGGAAAAACGGCTGGTCCTGCAGGGTAAAGCAGAAATCTTCCACGCGCTGCTCCCcattcaggaggaggaggagccggtcGAGGTCCCGGAGAAGGAGGAGGCGCCGGGAGCCGGGGCCGCCTCCTTCGCCCACCCAGACAGCGAGCCGGTCTGGCTGGATAAGTGGCGTTACGATGCTGCGGAGAACCGCTTCCACGTTTACAACCAGAGCAAAGGCCCAAGACCAGCAGTAgcatcggccgccgccgccccacCCAGGGACAAGTATGAGCAAACTGGGGGAGTGGAGGCGCTCTTGATGTTTCACTTTGATTTTCATTGA